In one Cyanobacteria bacterium GSL.Bin1 genomic region, the following are encoded:
- a CDS encoding trans-splicing intein-formed DNA polymerase III subunit alpha C-terminal partner DnaE-C (main replicative polymerase) — MVKIINRQSLGTQNVYDLGVEKDHNFLLANGCVASNCFNKSHSTAYAYVTYQTAYLKANYPVEYMAALLTASSNNTDKVEKYIDTCRRMNIEVEPPDINRSQIDFTPDHDNILFGLSAVRNLGQGAIENILNARDQAGGQFTSLADLCARVDLHTVNRRALEALIYCGAFDTINSNRNQLLHDLEPVLSWAQSRAKDQASGQTNLFDSLNSGKDNNNDQPNYKDVPTASPVEDFSATDKLKHEKDLLGFYVSDHPLKATKPASAMLSAVMLGDKDNLPKKKPVSAIILLTEVKKIMTRNNDPMAFVQMEDISGQMEGVIFPSSYERVSAYLEEDARLIVWGKIDQKDDRLQMIIEDAEPIEQVKMVMVDFSLDQARDRAHQEKLQQTLKQFAGKKNEAKVPVIGRIKVGNQQQLVRFGQQYWVKDASLVSQQLKAQGFQAEANSLVVTA, encoded by the coding sequence ATGGTTAAAATTATCAATCGTCAATCGCTAGGAACACAAAACGTTTATGATCTTGGCGTGGAGAAAGATCATAATTTTCTCTTAGCTAATGGCTGTGTGGCGTCCAATTGTTTTAACAAATCGCACTCTACGGCTTACGCTTATGTTACCTATCAAACCGCTTATCTGAAAGCAAACTACCCAGTCGAATATATGGCTGCCCTCCTCACAGCCAGCAGCAACAATACCGACAAAGTCGAGAAATATATTGATACCTGTCGGCGGATGAATATTGAGGTGGAACCGCCAGATATTAATCGTTCACAAATTGATTTTACCCCCGATCATGATAATATTCTCTTTGGTTTATCGGCGGTCAGAAACCTAGGACAAGGGGCAATTGAAAATATCTTAAACGCAAGAGACCAAGCAGGGGGTCAGTTTACCTCCTTAGCGGACTTGTGTGCCCGAGTTGACCTCCATACGGTGAACCGCCGCGCTTTAGAAGCATTAATTTATTGTGGCGCGTTTGACACCATCAACTCAAATCGCAATCAACTTTTACATGATTTAGAACCGGTTTTAAGTTGGGCGCAAAGTCGCGCAAAAGATCAAGCCAGTGGACAAACCAACCTCTTTGATTCCTTGAATAGCGGCAAAGACAATAATAATGATCAGCCAAACTATAAAGATGTCCCTACTGCCTCACCGGTAGAAGATTTTAGTGCCACCGATAAGCTGAAACACGAAAAAGATTTATTAGGCTTTTATGTCTCCGATCATCCCTTAAAGGCAACAAAACCCGCGAGTGCCATGCTGTCGGCAGTGATGTTAGGGGATAAAGACAATCTTCCCAAGAAAAAGCCGGTCAGTGCCATTATTTTACTCACTGAAGTGAAGAAAATTATGACCCGGAACAATGATCCGATGGCATTTGTACAAATGGAAGATATATCCGGACAAATGGAAGGGGTAATTTTCCCGAGTTCTTACGAACGAGTGAGTGCCTATTTAGAAGAAGATGCGCGGTTGATCGTGTGGGGAAAAATTGACCAAAAAGATGATCGTTTACAGATGATTATTGAAGATGCTGAACCCATCGAACAAGTGAAAATGGTCATGGTTGATTTTAGTTTAGACCAAGCGCGCGATCGCGCTCACCAAGAAAAATTACAGCAAACCTTAAAACAATTTGCTGGCAAAAAGAATGAAGCGAAAGTGCCCGTCATTGGCAGAATTAAAGTGGGCAATCAACAGCAACTGGTTCGGTTTGGGCAACAATATTGGGTCAAAGATGCCAGTCTGGTTTCTCAGCAATTAAAAGCCCAAGGCTTTCAAGCGGAAGCTAACTCGCTGGTTGTCACCGCCTGA
- a CDS encoding metallophosphoesterase gives MSFNFRFGIVSDLHIAVEETIFYHPKRFHLVEVSIPSFKQVIEHFKTLDLDVLLLPGDLTQDGEPANHQWLSDYLQTLPFPVYVIPGNHDIPTVSGENPGKNPAIPYEKFPDYYSHCGYENTEKLYYTTELHPGVQLVALNSNIFDEHGQQLGCLDEEQLQWLERLLPTLQDQLVLVMVHHNVIEHFPGQADHTLSSRYMLDNAPRLKELLNAYGVRFIFTGHLHIQDIAKEGNLYEITTGSLVSYPHPYRIVEVKGESQSKMHIDIQSHWVTKVPGWNDLLHFSREWMGDRADPFMMKLLTQAPLNLSAEEAKKFVPDLRYFWADIAQGDAAFSFPHFPPQVRAFFEKFSEQEKLNVHQISDNHTRLH, from the coding sequence ATGAGTTTTAACTTTCGCTTCGGAATTGTGAGTGATCTCCATATTGCCGTCGAAGAAACCATTTTCTACCACCCGAAACGATTCCATTTGGTTGAAGTTAGCATTCCCAGTTTCAAACAAGTCATTGAGCACTTCAAAACCTTGGATCTTGACGTTCTCTTACTTCCGGGAGATTTAACCCAAGATGGTGAACCCGCAAATCATCAGTGGCTATCAGACTATTTGCAGACGCTTCCCTTCCCTGTTTATGTCATTCCGGGCAATCATGATATTCCCACTGTCTCCGGTGAGAACCCTGGTAAAAATCCTGCTATTCCCTATGAAAAATTCCCTGATTATTACTCCCATTGTGGTTATGAAAACACGGAAAAACTATATTATACTACTGAGTTACATCCTGGCGTGCAACTCGTTGCACTGAACTCTAATATTTTTGATGAACATGGCCAGCAACTCGGTTGTTTGGATGAAGAACAATTACAGTGGCTGGAACGCTTATTGCCAACCTTGCAAGATCAATTAGTGTTGGTCATGGTTCACCATAATGTCATTGAACATTTTCCTGGACAAGCGGATCATACCCTTTCTAGTCGGTATATGCTAGATAATGCACCGCGTTTAAAAGAATTGCTTAATGCCTATGGGGTACGCTTCATATTTACGGGTCATCTTCATATTCAAGACATTGCCAAAGAAGGAAATTTGTACGAGATTACAACTGGTTCTTTAGTCAGTTATCCTCATCCTTATCGCATCGTTGAAGTTAAGGGTGAATCCCAAAGCAAAATGCACATTGATATTCAATCCCATTGGGTAACAAAAGTTCCAGGTTGGAACGATTTACTCCATTTTTCTAGAGAGTGGATGGGAGATCGCGCCGATCCATTTATGATGAAATTACTGACCCAAGCTCCCTTAAATCTTTCTGCAGAAGAAGCAAAAAAATTCGTTCCTGATTTGCGATATTTTTGGGCGGATATTGCTCAGGGAGATGCCGCCTTTTCTTTCCCTCATTTTCCACCGCAAGTCAGAGCATTTTTTGAAAAATTTAGTGAACAGGAAAAACTAAACGTTCATCAGATTAGCGATAACCATACTCGATTACACTAA
- a CDS encoding pirin family protein, with the protein MIAVRPTEARGTANFGWLDSKHTFSFGRYYDPEQMGFGNLRVINEDRVQPDQGFATHSHRDMEIISYVLEGALEHKDSIGNGSVIRPGDVQRMSAGTGIAHSEFNASDTEPVHLLQIWIIPDQVGIEPSYEQKHFPLSQKQGNLKLVASPDGRDNSVKIHQDAYLYVAVLNEGNRVNHPTNNNRSIWIQIARGSVEVNGQTLQAGDGAGITQETDIELIATSDNTEILLFDLG; encoded by the coding sequence ATGATTGCAGTTCGCCCGACTGAGGCAAGAGGAACAGCCAATTTTGGCTGGCTTGACAGTAAACATACGTTTTCCTTCGGTCGATATTACGACCCCGAACAGATGGGATTTGGTAATCTCCGAGTAATTAATGAAGACCGAGTACAACCCGATCAAGGGTTTGCCACTCACAGCCACAGAGATATGGAAATTATCTCCTACGTTTTAGAAGGAGCATTAGAACATAAAGACAGTATTGGCAATGGTTCTGTAATTCGCCCCGGAGATGTGCAGCGGATGTCTGCCGGGACAGGAATTGCGCATAGCGAGTTTAATGCCTCTGATACAGAACCGGTTCATTTGCTCCAAATTTGGATTATTCCCGATCAAGTGGGCATTGAACCCAGTTATGAACAAAAACACTTTCCTCTGTCTCAGAAACAAGGCAATTTAAAACTGGTGGCTTCTCCGGATGGTAGAGATAATTCCGTCAAGATTCATCAGGATGCCTATCTTTATGTTGCCGTTTTGAATGAGGGGAATCGCGTTAACCATCCTACGAACAATAATCGTTCAATCTGGATTCAAATTGCGAGAGGGTCAGTGGAAGTTAACGGTCAAACCTTGCAAGCCGGTGATGGTGCTGGTATTACCCAAGAAACAGACATTGAACTGATTGCCACGAGCGACAATACAGAAATCTTACTATTTGATTTGGGCTGA
- a CDS encoding LysR family transcriptional regulator, with product MDKFESMRAFTQVVQEGGFAAAARKMDLSRSAVNKLVLNLEDHLGVQLLYRTTRQVTPTDTGRAFYERCLDLLGSVEEAELAVSQQSQQPIGNLKVNAPMSFGMSFLGKHIAEFMTRYPAIKIQLTLEDRLIDPIDEGYDLVIRIGQPPKSPSLVTHPITIIPRVICAAPSYLEQHGIPQTPQDLKNHSCLHYGYLTTGSQWQFKNQEKEKKVAIDGVFCSNNGEVLRDVAVKGLGIVFLPQFIVKQELHRGDLEMILPNYQLPELKLCVIYPVNRHLTSKVQLFTQFLQESFA from the coding sequence ATGGATAAATTTGAAAGTATGCGTGCCTTTACGCAAGTCGTCCAAGAGGGAGGCTTTGCTGCTGCAGCGAGGAAAATGGACTTATCGCGTTCCGCAGTGAACAAACTGGTTCTCAATTTAGAAGATCACTTAGGAGTGCAACTCCTGTATCGCACCACGCGCCAAGTTACCCCAACAGATACCGGTCGCGCTTTTTACGAACGCTGTCTTGATCTTCTCGGTAGTGTCGAAGAAGCCGAGTTAGCCGTTTCTCAGCAAAGTCAGCAACCCATTGGTAATCTTAAAGTCAATGCTCCTATGTCTTTTGGGATGTCTTTTCTCGGCAAACACATTGCTGAGTTTATGACTCGCTATCCAGCGATTAAAATTCAGTTGACTCTAGAAGACCGTTTAATTGACCCGATTGATGAAGGGTATGACTTAGTAATCCGAATTGGTCAACCGCCTAAATCTCCCAGTTTAGTCACGCATCCGATTACAATTATTCCTCGCGTGATTTGTGCGGCTCCCAGTTACTTAGAACAACATGGCATTCCTCAAACGCCTCAAGACTTAAAAAACCATTCTTGTTTACACTATGGCTATTTAACTACAGGCTCTCAATGGCAATTTAAGAATCAAGAAAAAGAGAAAAAAGTTGCGATTGATGGTGTTTTTTGTTCCAATAATGGAGAAGTTTTAAGAGATGTTGCTGTGAAAGGGTTAGGGATTGTTTTTCTGCCCCAGTTTATTGTTAAACAGGAGTTACACCGTGGCGATTTAGAGATGATTTTACCCAATTATCAATTACCAGAATTAAAATTATGTGTGATCTATCCTGTTAATCGTCATCTCACAAGTAAAGTTCAGTTATTTACTCAATTTCTTCAAGAATCTTTTGCTTGA
- the queD gene encoding 6-carboxytetrahydropterin synthase QueD, whose translation MDQWIIYKEFSFEAAHQLFHHDGKCRRLHGHSWVGKIYVKGQHLIQDGPKQGMLMDYGDIKKYIQPLLDNYLDHYFLNETTGLLNPTSEEIAKWIFEQLEAAGLPNLYAVEIQETCTSGCRYMKSPASEGNDQN comes from the coding sequence ATGGATCAGTGGATTATTTACAAAGAGTTCTCTTTTGAAGCTGCCCATCAGCTGTTTCATCATGATGGCAAATGTCGCCGTCTTCATGGACATAGCTGGGTAGGTAAAATCTATGTTAAAGGGCAACATCTGATCCAAGACGGTCCCAAACAAGGGATGTTGATGGACTATGGCGATATTAAAAAGTATATCCAGCCTTTACTCGATAATTACTTAGATCATTATTTTTTAAATGAAACAACGGGTTTGCTCAATCCCACCAGTGAAGAAATTGCGAAGTGGATTTTTGAGCAATTAGAAGCAGCAGGGCTGCCTAATTTATATGCGGTAGAAATTCAAGAAACTTGCACCTCTGGCTGTCGATACATGAAATCGCCGGCAAGTGAAGGAAATGACCAGAATTAA
- a CDS encoding aminodeoxychorismate/anthranilate synthase component II, producing MILVIDNYDSFTYNLVQYLGELGRDVPVAKEIQVYRNDEIDLSAIAQLNPTGIVISPGPGRPDDAGISLELIRQFAPTIPILGVCLGHQCIGQVYGGTVTNAGELMHGKTSPIYHTGKGVFAELENPFTATRYHSLVIAQDSLPEVLELTAWVEDGTIMGVRHRDYPHLQGVQFHPESILTEAGKQLLQNFLVSLTEPSVKVA from the coding sequence ATGATCCTGGTTATTGATAACTACGATAGTTTTACTTACAATCTTGTTCAGTATTTAGGAGAACTCGGCAGAGACGTTCCTGTTGCCAAAGAGATCCAAGTTTATCGCAATGACGAAATTGACCTCAGCGCGATCGCGCAACTCAATCCTACTGGGATTGTCATTTCCCCTGGACCCGGACGACCGGATGACGCTGGCATTTCTCTCGAATTAATCCGCCAATTTGCGCCTACCATTCCTATTCTTGGGGTTTGTCTCGGTCATCAGTGTATTGGACAAGTGTATGGCGGAACTGTCACCAATGCGGGAGAGTTGATGCACGGCAAAACTTCTCCCATTTATCACACTGGAAAAGGGGTCTTTGCGGAACTGGAGAATCCTTTTACCGCAACCCGCTACCACAGTTTAGTTATTGCTCAAGATTCGCTGCCTGAAGTCTTAGAACTCACGGCTTGGGTCGAAGATGGCACAATTATGGGCGTGCGTCACCGGGACTACCCGCATTTACAGGGCGTGCAATTCCACCCCGAAAGCATTTTAACGGAAGCCGGAAAGCAACTCTTGCAGAATTTCCTGGTATCCTTAACTGAGCCCAGTGTTAAGGTAGCTTAG
- a CDS encoding Zn-dependent hydrolase, giving the protein MKRRQVIQYIGLGALATVGTMVLSPQSYQAQTSPQVQIQWLGHTAFLFSNNDLRVLVNPFKPIGCTAGYAAPEVNADLVMISSQLFDEGGGVANLPNNPRVLFEPGIYEFQGKQVQGISMPHDREGGRRFGTNIAWLWEQGGLKILHLGGAAAPLEFDQKVLIGRPDVVILPVGGGPKAYTPELAKQAIETLQPKLVIPSHYRTAAADEDACDLVGIEEFTQLLEPGSVETLNSNQMTLTPNSLPEQMQVKIMSSDGLIVQG; this is encoded by the coding sequence ATGAAGCGAAGACAAGTCATTCAATATATTGGTTTAGGCGCATTAGCAACTGTGGGGACTATGGTTCTGTCTCCACAGAGTTACCAAGCCCAAACCTCTCCTCAAGTCCAGATTCAATGGTTAGGACATACAGCCTTTTTGTTTAGTAATAACGATCTTCGGGTTTTAGTGAATCCCTTCAAACCCATTGGTTGCACCGCCGGTTATGCCGCACCAGAAGTCAATGCGGATTTAGTGATGATTAGTAGCCAGCTATTTGACGAAGGAGGGGGAGTTGCTAACTTACCCAATAATCCACGAGTCCTCTTTGAACCGGGGATATATGAGTTTCAAGGCAAACAAGTGCAAGGGATTAGTATGCCTCATGACCGCGAAGGCGGACGCCGCTTTGGCACGAATATTGCTTGGTTATGGGAACAAGGAGGATTGAAAATTCTTCACCTTGGTGGCGCCGCAGCCCCACTAGAATTTGACCAGAAAGTCCTGATTGGGAGGCCAGATGTGGTCATACTTCCAGTGGGGGGAGGACCCAAAGCTTATACCCCTGAACTCGCCAAACAAGCCATTGAAACCTTACAGCCGAAACTGGTGATTCCCAGTCATTATCGCACTGCTGCTGCTGATGAGGATGCCTGTGATTTAGTGGGAATTGAAGAATTTACCCAATTACTGGAACCGGGTTCTGTTGAAACGCTAAATAGTAATCAAATGACTTTAACGCCAAATTCTTTACCGGAACAAATGCAAGTGAAGATTATGAGTAGTGATGGATTAATTGTTCAAGGTTAG
- the pepP gene encoding Xaa-Pro aminopeptidase: MSISKAEYQQRRETLIEKIGQGTAIFRSAPMAVMHNDVEYRFRQDSDFYYLTGFDEEEAVLVLAPHHEEHQFVLFVQPKDLEKETWTGYRVGVEAAKEKFGADEAYPINELDEKLPQYLEKADCIYYHFGRDEAFNDTVLNHWRKLVRQYQKKGIAPGAIAESNFILHPLRQVKSAEELALIRKAVDIGAEAHNQAFQMAKPGVYEYEIQAEIEYIFSKKGAMSPAYPSIVASGENACILHYIENSKQLQENDLLLIDAGCCYDYYNSDITRTFPVNGKFTGEQKAIYEIVLEAQLKAIEQVQPGNPYNQFHDTALRVLVEGLIDLGILQGDIEEIIKEEKYKPYYMHKTGHWLGIDVHDVGGYKLGEEHWQTLQPGNILTVEPGLYLSPHAKPAEGQPELPERWHGIGIRIEDDVLVTTEGNEVLSAAVPKSIAEMEGKR, translated from the coding sequence ATGTCTATATCAAAAGCAGAATATCAACAACGTCGTGAAACGTTAATAGAAAAAATCGGTCAAGGAACTGCGATTTTTCGCAGTGCTCCCATGGCGGTGATGCATAATGATGTTGAGTATCGGTTTCGTCAAGATAGTGACTTTTATTATTTAACGGGGTTTGATGAAGAAGAAGCGGTTTTAGTCCTCGCCCCCCATCATGAAGAACATCAATTTGTTTTATTTGTGCAACCGAAAGATTTAGAAAAAGAAACGTGGACTGGTTATCGGGTTGGGGTGGAAGCCGCGAAAGAAAAGTTTGGTGCCGATGAAGCGTATCCGATTAACGAATTAGACGAAAAATTGCCGCAGTATTTAGAAAAAGCCGATTGTATTTATTATCATTTTGGACGGGATGAAGCGTTTAATGACACGGTTTTAAACCACTGGCGAAAACTGGTGCGACAGTATCAGAAAAAAGGGATTGCCCCGGGCGCGATCGCGGAAAGTAATTTTATTTTACATCCCTTACGGCAAGTGAAAAGTGCTGAAGAACTTGCCCTCATTCGCAAAGCGGTCGATATTGGTGCTGAAGCCCATAACCAAGCATTTCAAATGGCAAAGCCTGGGGTTTACGAATACGAAATTCAAGCCGAAATCGAATATATTTTTAGTAAAAAAGGCGCGATGTCTCCGGCTTACCCGAGTATTGTTGCCTCAGGAGAAAATGCTTGCATTCTCCACTACATTGAAAATAGTAAACAACTGCAAGAAAACGATTTACTCTTGATTGATGCGGGGTGTTGTTATGATTATTACAACTCCGATATTACTCGCACATTCCCGGTTAATGGCAAGTTTACGGGGGAACAAAAAGCGATTTACGAAATTGTTTTAGAAGCGCAATTAAAAGCAATTGAACAAGTCCAACCGGGGAATCCTTATAATCAATTTCACGATACAGCCCTCCGCGTTTTAGTGGAAGGCTTAATTGATTTAGGAATTCTACAAGGAGACATCGAAGAGATTATTAAAGAAGAAAAATATAAGCCGTATTATATGCATAAAACCGGACATTGGTTAGGGATTGATGTTCATGATGTGGGCGGCTACAAACTGGGAGAAGAACACTGGCAAACCCTACAACCGGGCAATATTTTAACCGTTGAACCGGGGCTTTATCTCTCCCCTCATGCCAAACCGGCGGAAGGACAACCCGAACTTCCCGAACGCTGGCATGGCATTGGCATCAGAATTGAAGATGATGTCCTCGTGACCACAGAAGGCAATGAAGTTTTGAGTGCAGCGGTTCCTAAGTCTATCGCAGAGATGGAAGGCAAGCGTTAG
- a CDS encoding TldD/PmbA family protein: MTATTRSIPEQALSLVEDIIQKSQAEGVFIAITAEESALSRFSENQITQNLNQTQVKVTITSYYGKQSASAATTELDPVAIQETLDRSQMLAQVAPEDPEWVGLLPPQSYESRQPAYDEATANFSPLERGEIIQQVTQQCQQQGVEGSGTLSSRVKWQAIGNSEGLRACEAGTDANFSLTARVESGSSWHQRSSYALNQLPFQEITKKVIDRAIASQQPQAIEPGSYPVIFDPAAFADILPWVIWNLDARAADEGRSFMSSPDGGNRLGEPLFSPKVEVWRDPSHPLLQLGTFFGDGLANTCLPLIQQGIVKNLSYNRYWAQQQATSPTGAFYPIVMSGSDKSLANLIAETDRAIFISRAWYVRYVNPRTLEVTGMTRDGTFWIENGKLAYPIKNLRFNQNLPEMLNQIEDLSQVQRFNGTVVPGVRVKAFNFSSVTDSI, translated from the coding sequence ATGACTGCGACAACCCGTTCTATTCCTGAACAAGCCCTTTCTCTGGTAGAAGACATTATTCAAAAATCGCAAGCGGAAGGGGTATTCATTGCTATTACCGCAGAAGAGTCTGCCTTGAGTCGGTTTAGCGAGAATCAAATCACCCAAAATCTGAATCAAACTCAGGTTAAAGTCACGATTACTAGCTACTACGGAAAACAAAGTGCGTCGGCTGCTACCACAGAGTTAGATCCGGTGGCGATTCAAGAAACCCTTGATCGGTCTCAGATGTTAGCCCAAGTTGCCCCGGAAGATCCAGAATGGGTGGGACTTTTACCGCCTCAAAGTTATGAGTCTCGCCAACCGGCTTATGATGAAGCAACAGCGAATTTTTCACCCTTGGAACGGGGAGAGATCATTCAACAAGTCACTCAACAGTGTCAACAGCAAGGCGTTGAGGGGTCGGGAACGCTGAGTAGTCGGGTAAAGTGGCAAGCAATTGGGAATTCCGAAGGATTACGCGCTTGTGAAGCGGGAACCGATGCGAATTTTAGTTTGACCGCCCGTGTCGAGAGTGGATCGAGTTGGCATCAACGGAGTAGTTATGCCCTCAATCAGTTGCCCTTTCAGGAAATTACCAAAAAAGTAATTGATCGCGCGATCGCGTCCCAACAACCGCAAGCGATTGAACCAGGATCGTATCCTGTCATTTTTGACCCAGCAGCCTTTGCAGATATTTTACCCTGGGTGATTTGGAATTTAGACGCCCGCGCCGCTGACGAAGGACGGTCTTTTATGTCGTCTCCAGACGGGGGAAATCGTCTGGGGGAACCGCTATTTAGTCCCAAGGTCGAGGTTTGGCGTGATCCTAGCCATCCTCTCTTGCAACTGGGAACCTTCTTCGGCGATGGCTTAGCGAATACATGCTTACCGCTGATTCAACAGGGAATCGTCAAAAACTTAAGCTACAATCGCTATTGGGCGCAACAACAAGCAACGTCTCCAACGGGGGCGTTTTATCCCATTGTCATGTCGGGAAGTGACAAGTCTCTGGCTAATCTCATTGCGGAAACGGATCGCGCGATTTTTATCTCCCGCGCTTGGTATGTCCGTTATGTGAACCCCCGCACCTTAGAAGTGACGGGAATGACCCGAGATGGCACTTTTTGGATTGAAAATGGGAAATTGGCTTACCCGATTAAAAACTTGCGTTTCAATCAAAACTTACCGGAAATGTTGAATCAAATTGAAGATTTATCGCAGGTGCAACGGTTTAATGGCACTGTGGTTCCGGGTGTCAGGGTGAAGGCTTTTAACTTTAGTAGCGTTACCGATAGTATTTAA
- the dndD gene encoding DNA sulfur modification protein DndD gives MILRELVLENFGPYRGRQVVDLTPNADEEEVRPIILFGGMNGGGKTTFMDAIRLAFYGQRAQCSTRGNLSYSDFLSQAVNRHSENKTRIELAFEEILDNQLVVFRITRTWQKGDNKDTLSILVDDWPDRALTNTWDEYIENLLPLGISNLFLFDGEQVKELAELEVPPLQVKDAIQALLGLELAEKLGEDLEVLVNRKRKQLANQTTLKTLEEIEAKLNEQKKEYKQAETEFNKLEADLKKANETHHLASENFISEGGKIASQQSQLERKINELKNDEAREKEALRDLAADVLPLALITPLLEAAKTQGETELDYQQALLTQDVIKQRDRALLDYLHQLAISAMEVDKISGFLQEQNQEIEAKLHPETPPYLRPDQDTLNLLNTVLDYRLPNQVKDLKIRQEKLQEITSEMDSSDRELANAASPEAYQKLQDAVKAAQEKRAKAQHAWEAGKRHLNELGEEIKATQKQLERYSQEAIDQRNNEHIIQSAGKVQKTLEQFKEKLTLKKLNKLEIEVTECFRYLLHKSDLVHRVSIDSQTFRLSLFDPHGKPLPKHRLSAGEKQLLAIAFLWGLARVSHRQLPIAIDTPLGRLDSSHRHNLVERYFPSASHQVILLSTDTEIGQVEYEQLKSQSAIAHQYQLEYDEARGETQVKTGYFDFRQQ, from the coding sequence GTGATCTTACGTGAACTCGTTCTCGAAAACTTTGGTCCCTATCGCGGTCGCCAAGTGGTTGATTTAACCCCCAATGCGGATGAGGAAGAAGTCCGCCCGATTATCTTATTTGGGGGAATGAATGGCGGTGGAAAAACAACCTTTATGGATGCCATTCGCTTGGCGTTTTATGGACAACGGGCGCAATGTTCCACACGAGGAAATTTGAGTTATAGTGACTTTTTGTCGCAAGCGGTGAATCGTCATAGTGAGAATAAAACCCGCATTGAATTGGCGTTTGAAGAGATATTAGATAATCAGTTAGTTGTCTTTAGAATTACCCGCACTTGGCAAAAGGGAGATAATAAGGATACGTTAAGTATTTTAGTGGATGATTGGCCCGATCGCGCGCTCACCAATACTTGGGATGAATATATCGAAAACTTACTTCCCTTAGGGATTTCTAATCTGTTTTTATTTGATGGAGAACAAGTGAAAGAGTTGGCAGAATTAGAGGTTCCGCCGCTACAAGTCAAAGATGCCATTCAAGCGTTATTGGGATTAGAATTAGCGGAAAAGTTAGGGGAAGATTTAGAGGTTTTAGTCAATCGCAAGCGCAAACAATTGGCGAATCAAACGACGCTGAAAACGTTAGAAGAAATTGAAGCAAAACTCAATGAACAGAAAAAGGAATATAAGCAAGCAGAAACCGAATTTAATAAGCTAGAAGCAGACCTCAAGAAAGCGAATGAAACGCATCACCTTGCCTCCGAAAACTTTATCTCAGAAGGCGGAAAAATTGCTTCGCAGCAATCCCAATTAGAACGCAAAATTAATGAACTGAAAAACGATGAAGCCAGAGAAAAAGAGGCACTGCGAGATTTAGCAGCGGATGTGTTACCGTTAGCTTTAATTACGCCCCTATTAGAGGCAGCAAAAACACAGGGAGAAACGGAATTAGACTATCAACAAGCCTTATTGACTCAAGATGTAATTAAACAGCGCGATCGCGCACTTCTTGATTATCTCCATCAACTGGCGATTTCTGCAATGGAAGTGGATAAAATTTCGGGCTTTCTCCAAGAACAAAATCAGGAAATCGAAGCAAAATTACATCCAGAAACGCCACCCTATTTACGTCCTGATCAAGATACCTTAAATCTCCTCAATACTGTCCTTGACTATCGCCTTCCCAATCAAGTGAAAGACCTGAAAATTAGGCAAGAAAAACTGCAAGAAATTACCTCAGAAATGGATAGCAGCGATCGCGAACTCGCTAATGCCGCCTCGCCAGAAGCCTATCAAAAATTGCAAGATGCGGTAAAAGCAGCGCAAGAAAAACGCGCCAAAGCCCAACACGCCTGGGAAGCGGGAAAACGTCATCTCAATGAACTAGGAGAGGAAATTAAAGCGACCCAAAAACAACTGGAACGCTATAGCCAAGAAGCCATTGATCAACGCAACAACGAACATATTATTCAATCCGCAGGAAAAGTTCAAAAAACCCTAGAACAATTTAAAGAAAAACTCACCCTCAAGAAACTGAATAAACTGGAAATTGAAGTCACCGAATGTTTCCGCTATCTCCTCCATAAATCAGACTTAGTCCATCGCGTCAGTATTGACAGCCAAACCTTTCGCCTTTCCCTGTTCGATCCCCACGGCAAACCCCTCCCGAAACATCGCCTCTCTGCAGGGGAAAAGCAACTCCTTGCCATTGCCTTCTTATGGGGATTAGCGCGGGTGTCACACCGCCAACTTCCCATTGCCATTGATACTCCCTTAGGGCGTTTAGACTCGTCTCACCGCCACAATCTGGTAGAACGCTATTTTCCCAGTGCCTCCCATCAAGTGATTCTCCTCTCCACCGATACCGAAATCGGACAAGTGGAATACGAACAATTAAAATCACAAAGCGCGATCGCGCATCAATATCAACTCGAATACGATGAAGCAAGGGGAGAAACGCAAGTGAAAACTGGATATTTCGACTTTAGACAACAGTAG